Proteins found in one Candidatus Nomurabacteria bacterium genomic segment:
- the crtI gene encoding phytoene desaturase: protein MKHKQCIVIGAGVAGLSSAALLASKGYDVMVIEQSSTYGGKVGERMVGHAYFDSGPSVCTDTRVIDLVYTKCGKNPRDYWQYQKLLENTAYFWPSDDTRYTMPIGTARIERSIVHTFHERPKKVRAYSKRTQALYALTARYYIDRRIALKTLFHPKAFVGAMKLLPLLFSTVNTRNSRYFSNPKTVQLFNRYATYSGSNPYKAPAVLQFAAIPELTQGVYFPDGGMRSIATGLYKLCEDVGVKFLFNKKITSLQQSNNFVTSVRVNKQQFLCDTLLYSGDVVRLYELLGDTTHKHKIAQTERSTSAIVFYWEVRGTFKQFGLHNVIFSDDYQKEYAQLQRGEIPQDPTIYLNITSKVDRSHAAKGTENWFVMVNVPAGTKDVAILALKDVVKAKLETMLGGYITILHEHTMSPTDIATSTGAWQGAIYGQASNSLQSLLFRPKNHAKTPYNIYRVGGTVHPGGGIPLAVRSALITTDML from the coding sequence GTGAAGCACAAGCAATGCATCGTCATAGGCGCTGGTGTGGCAGGGCTTAGCAGTGCGGCTTTGCTTGCCAGTAAAGGCTACGATGTTATGGTTATCGAGCAAAGTAGCACCTACGGTGGTAAAGTGGGCGAACGTATGGTAGGGCACGCCTATTTTGACAGTGGTCCAAGTGTTTGCACCGACACACGTGTCATAGATTTGGTATACACAAAGTGTGGTAAAAACCCTAGAGATTATTGGCAGTACCAAAAATTGTTAGAAAACACAGCTTATTTTTGGCCTTCAGACGACACGCGCTATACGATGCCCATAGGCACGGCACGTATAGAAAGGTCAATTGTGCACACTTTTCATGAGCGGCCCAAAAAAGTACGGGCCTATTCAAAGCGTACCCAAGCGTTATATGCACTAACGGCACGCTATTATATAGACAGAAGGATTGCGCTGAAAACATTATTTCATCCAAAGGCATTTGTTGGTGCTATGAAATTACTGCCACTGCTTTTCAGTACGGTTAATACTCGCAATAGCCGTTATTTTTCTAACCCCAAGACAGTACAACTCTTTAACCGCTACGCTACGTACAGTGGTAGTAACCCATATAAAGCCCCAGCTGTATTGCAATTTGCCGCCATACCAGAACTAACCCAGGGTGTTTATTTTCCTGATGGAGGTATGCGGTCTATTGCGACAGGGCTATACAAACTCTGCGAAGATGTGGGGGTGAAGTTTTTGTTTAATAAAAAAATTACGTCTTTGCAGCAGAGCAATAATTTCGTAACGTCTGTTCGTGTTAATAAGCAACAATTTTTATGTGACACCTTACTATATAGTGGTGATGTTGTGCGCCTGTATGAACTACTTGGTGATACAACGCATAAACACAAGATTGCCCAAACTGAGCGTTCTACCTCTGCGATTGTTTTTTACTGGGAAGTACGCGGTACTTTTAAGCAATTTGGTTTACACAACGTTATTTTTAGCGATGATTACCAAAAAGAATATGCCCAATTGCAACGTGGCGAAATACCACAAGATCCAACGATATACTTGAATATCACCAGCAAAGTCGACCGCTCACATGCTGCAAAAGGTACCGAAAACTGGTTTGTCATGGTTAATGTACCCGCAGGTACAAAAGACGTTGCCATACTCGCTCTTAAGGATGTCGTTAAAGCCAAACTAGAAACGATGTTGGGCGGTTACATCACGATTTTACATGAACATACCATGAGCCCTACAGATATTGCTACGAGCACGGGTGCATGGCAAGGGGCGATTTACGGCCAAGCGAGTAATTCATTACAATCCTTGCTATTTAGGCCTAAAAATCATGCCAAAACACCGTACAATATATATAGGGTAGGTGGTACTGTGCATCCAGGTGGTGGAATACCTTTGGCGGTACGATCC